A genome region from Altererythrobacter aquiaggeris includes the following:
- a CDS encoding SCO family protein, which produces MTNTIFPVLAALALASCSASAPAPAQEPPLAGASIGGPFTLTNSAGGTVQWSDFAGKYRIVYFGYAYCPDICPTDVQRLAQGYALFAKAEPGLAEQVQPMFITIDPERDTQQVVGEFTAAFSPDLLGLTGTPEQIKAAADAFKVFYSRGETSEGGGYLMDHSNIAYLMDRDGSPLATLPVDLTPQDIADEIAKWTS; this is translated from the coding sequence ATGACAAACACGATATTTCCTGTTCTGGCCGCGTTGGCGCTGGCTTCCTGTTCTGCATCCGCTCCCGCTCCTGCGCAGGAGCCTCCGCTTGCCGGTGCATCGATTGGCGGACCATTCACGCTGACCAACAGCGCCGGCGGCACCGTCCAATGGTCGGATTTTGCCGGAAAATACCGGATAGTCTATTTCGGATATGCCTATTGCCCCGACATCTGCCCGACGGATGTCCAGCGGCTGGCGCAGGGTTACGCGCTGTTTGCGAAAGCCGAGCCGGGGCTGGCCGAACAGGTCCAGCCGATGTTTATCACGATCGATCCCGAACGCGATACACAGCAAGTGGTGGGTGAATTCACGGCGGCATTTTCCCCTGACTTGCTGGGCCTGACCGGCACGCCGGAGCAGATCAAGGCTGCAGCAGACGCATTCAAGGTGTTTTATTCCCGCGGTGAAACCTCAGAGGGCGGCGGCTATCTGATGGATCATTCCAATATCGCCTATTTGATGGACCGTGACGGCTCACCGCTGGCCACCTTGCCGGTCGATCTGACGCCGCAGGATATCGCCGACGAGATTGCCAAGTGGACCAGTTGA
- the ribD gene encoding bifunctional diaminohydroxyphosphoribosylaminopyrimidine deaminase/5-amino-6-(5-phosphoribosylamino)uracil reductase RibD → MSRPNEDQSWLAAAARLGERGRPGSAPNPAVGAIIVKRGCVIGRGWTMAGGRPHAEAAALQQAGSAARGATLYTTLEPCAHRSQRGPTCSDIIAQSGVSRVICGMLDPDPRTSGQGIKLLRNAGIAAEVAASAPALASLAGYLKYKTTGRPSVTLKLAMSLDGKIALANGSSKWITGETARNHVHVQRSRHDAIVVGGATLRNDNPRLDVRLPGHQGTSPQRWVLSRSAAPESWGRLSSPAAITEMVGVQYLYVEGGSSAAAAFLQSDLVDTLHIYRAPIIAGAGLDAVAGIGVANLADAHGRWRMTDRRQLGIDLFEAYERC, encoded by the coding sequence TTGTCCAGACCGAATGAAGACCAGAGCTGGCTTGCCGCTGCTGCGCGATTGGGCGAGCGCGGGCGGCCGGGCAGCGCACCAAACCCGGCAGTTGGCGCAATCATAGTAAAGCGCGGCTGCGTGATCGGACGCGGCTGGACCATGGCTGGCGGCCGGCCCCATGCAGAGGCGGCGGCATTGCAGCAGGCAGGCAGCGCCGCCCGCGGGGCAACTTTGTACACTACGCTCGAACCTTGCGCGCATCGGTCGCAGCGCGGACCAACCTGTTCGGACATCATCGCGCAGTCCGGTGTGTCGCGCGTGATTTGCGGGATGCTCGATCCCGACCCTCGCACATCCGGCCAGGGCATTAAATTATTGCGAAATGCCGGCATCGCGGCTGAAGTCGCCGCATCGGCACCTGCGCTGGCCAGCCTGGCGGGCTATTTGAAATACAAGACCACCGGCAGACCGTCAGTTACGCTGAAACTGGCCATGTCGCTCGATGGCAAAATCGCCCTGGCGAATGGTTCGAGCAAGTGGATAACAGGCGAAACGGCCAGAAATCACGTGCACGTGCAGCGTTCGCGGCACGATGCGATTGTGGTTGGCGGCGCAACTCTTAGAAACGATAATCCGCGGCTCGATGTGCGTTTGCCGGGCCATCAAGGCACCAGTCCGCAGCGATGGGTGCTGTCGCGCAGCGCGGCGCCCGAAAGCTGGGGCCGCCTGAGTTCCCCCGCGGCAATTACAGAGATGGTGGGTGTCCAGTACCTGTATGTCGAGGGTGGCAGCAGTGCTGCTGCGGCTTTCCTTCAAAGCGACCTTGTCGATACGCTGCATATCTACCGCGCGCCCATCATCGCAGGTGCGGGTCTGGATGCCGTCGCCGGCATCGGCGTGGCTAACCTTGCCGATGCGCATGGCCGATGGCGGATGACCGACAGGCGGCAGCTTGGCATCGACCTGTTCGAAGCCTATGAGCGCTGCTGA
- a CDS encoding ankyrin repeat domain-containing protein: MFRAGRKLIVSGALIVVTLTAALPAAAQSFSDSYKFLKAVREKDGSIVSEMAAQPGSMIVNTRDATTLDTALHIVAERGDTVWVRYFLQKGARVDVRNKRGETPLILAVNGNHVESVRELIAAGANIDEGNVTGETPLIAAILRRDTVMIRALLEGGANPDRSDNSGRSARDYAMLDGARGIASTEIERFEASSTGEAEQPTYGPEF; encoded by the coding sequence GTGTTTCGTGCCGGTCGTAAGCTCATAGTCTCAGGTGCTTTAATCGTTGTAACGCTGACTGCAGCGTTGCCTGCCGCTGCCCAGAGTTTTTCCGATAGCTACAAATTTCTGAAGGCAGTGCGGGAAAAAGACGGCAGCATCGTTTCGGAAATGGCGGCCCAGCCCGGAAGCATGATTGTGAATACACGCGACGCCACCACCCTCGATACTGCATTGCATATCGTGGCCGAACGCGGCGATACCGTGTGGGTGCGCTATTTTCTGCAGAAAGGCGCGCGTGTCGATGTCCGAAACAAGCGGGGGGAGACGCCGTTAATCCTCGCGGTGAACGGCAATCATGTCGAAAGTGTGAGGGAACTGATCGCCGCGGGCGCAAATATCGACGAAGGCAATGTGACGGGCGAAACGCCCTTGATTGCGGCAATCCTGCGCCGTGATACGGTGATGATCCGTGCCCTGCTGGAAGGCGGAGCCAATCCGGACAGAAGCGATAATTCGGGCCGTTCGGCGCGTGATTATGCGATGCTCGATGGTGCGCGCGGGATCGCAAGTACTGAAATCGAACGGTTTGAAGCCTCAAGCACCGGCGAAGCGGAGCAGCCGACTTATGGCCCTGAATTCTGA
- the ssb gene encoding single-stranded DNA-binding protein produces MAGSLNKVMIIGNLGADPEVRSFQNGGKVCNLRIATSEQWKDKNSGERQERTEWHTVAIFSEGLVSVAERFLRKGSKVYVEGQLQTRKWQDQSGNDRYSTEIVLRGFNGTLTMLDGPGGQGGGQGAGQGGAGYQSGGGSGGGPGGGQGGGWNQGGDNAGGLGGNGGGSSIGDDLDDDIPF; encoded by the coding sequence ATGGCGGGCAGCCTGAATAAAGTGATGATTATCGGCAATCTGGGGGCAGACCCGGAAGTGCGCAGCTTTCAGAACGGCGGCAAGGTCTGCAATCTTCGCATCGCGACCAGCGAACAGTGGAAAGACAAGAACAGCGGTGAACGGCAGGAACGCACCGAATGGCACACTGTCGCTATTTTCAGCGAAGGGTTGGTCTCGGTTGCCGAACGTTTTTTGCGGAAGGGCAGCAAAGTCTATGTCGAAGGCCAGTTGCAAACCCGCAAATGGCAGGACCAGTCGGGCAATGACCGTTATTCGACCGAAATCGTTTTGCGCGGCTTCAATGGCACGCTGACGATGCTTGACGGGCCCGGCGGACAAGGCGGTGGCCAGGGCGCCGGGCAAGGTGGAGCCGGCTATCAGAGCGGCGGCGGTTCTGGTGGAGGCCCGGGTGGAGGACAAGGTGGAGGCTGGAACCAGGGCGGCGACAATGCCGGCGGATTGGGCGGAAACGGCGGCGGCAGCAGCATCGGCGACGATCTGGACGATGATATTCCGTTTTAA
- the feoB gene encoding ferrous iron transporter B: MTGIRTAALVGNPNAGKSALFNALTGARQKIANYPGVTVERKVGRVTLPGGEIAELIDLPGSYSFDTTSPDEEVTRKVVHGEFPGEVTPEVIIIVLDAANLEQHLVFAQEVIELGRPTIAALNMVDLAERDGLVIDPAALEQALGIPVVPTVAVRKRGLTQLLAALDRAEASAEVEVPHPRPHLTLPERRLSARNIAKAAILSESGKHRLHAGLDRFLLNPWLGPIFLFGLLFVIFQAVFAWATPFADALEAIIGGLSGWVMAVMPGSIVRDFVTEGVLAGVGSVVVFLPQIVILFAFILTMEATGYMARAAFLMDRLMASVGLSGRSFIPLLSSFACAIPGIMATRSIADPKDRLTTILIAPLMTCSARLPVYAVIIAAFIPARSVGPGIGLQGLVLFALYIAGIAGAMVVALVLRSTVTKGAASGFIMELPRYQMPRLRDLLIGLWQRAWVFLRRAGTIIFAATVILWVLLTFPKADAGESQLDASIAGKVATGLAVVVEPIGFNREIALALIPAMAAREVAVSALATTYAVDADDEEEEALALSERLGARWSLPTALAFLAWFVFAPQCLSTIAVTRRETNGWKWPIFMLGYLFAMAYVFAGITFWTATSLGL; encoded by the coding sequence ATGACCGGAATCCGCACCGCAGCGCTTGTCGGAAATCCCAACGCGGGTAAAAGCGCGCTGTTCAATGCATTGACCGGCGCGCGCCAGAAAATTGCCAATTATCCCGGCGTGACGGTCGAACGGAAAGTCGGGCGCGTTACGCTGCCGGGCGGCGAAATTGCCGAACTGATCGACCTGCCGGGCAGTTACAGTTTCGACACGACCAGCCCCGATGAAGAGGTCACCCGCAAGGTTGTTCACGGCGAATTCCCCGGCGAAGTAACCCCCGAAGTCATCATAATCGTTCTCGATGCGGCCAATCTGGAACAGCATCTGGTTTTCGCACAGGAGGTCATCGAGCTCGGCCGCCCGACAATCGCCGCGCTCAACATGGTCGATCTGGCGGAACGGGACGGATTGGTAATCGATCCGGCCGCGCTGGAGCAAGCGCTTGGCATTCCGGTGGTTCCGACTGTCGCGGTGCGCAAGCGCGGCCTGACGCAGTTGCTGGCGGCGCTGGACCGGGCAGAAGCCAGCGCCGAAGTCGAAGTCCCGCACCCCAGACCGCATTTGACGCTGCCGGAACGCCGGCTTTCCGCGCGCAATATCGCCAAGGCGGCAATTCTATCGGAAAGCGGCAAACACCGGCTGCACGCCGGACTCGACAGATTTCTGCTCAATCCGTGGCTCGGGCCGATCTTCCTGTTCGGCCTGCTGTTCGTCATTTTTCAAGCCGTTTTTGCTTGGGCGACACCTTTCGCCGATGCTTTGGAGGCCATTATCGGCGGGCTATCGGGCTGGGTTATGGCGGTGATGCCCGGCAGCATTGTGCGCGACTTTGTTACAGAGGGTGTGCTGGCCGGCGTGGGCTCGGTCGTCGTGTTCCTCCCCCAGATCGTCATCCTGTTTGCTTTTATACTGACGATGGAAGCGACCGGATATATGGCGCGCGCGGCCTTTTTGATGGACCGGCTGATGGCAAGCGTGGGTCTGTCGGGTCGCAGTTTCATTCCGCTCCTGTCCAGCTTCGCCTGCGCGATCCCGGGCATCATGGCGACGCGCAGCATTGCCGATCCGAAAGACCGGCTCACCACCATTCTCATCGCGCCGCTGATGACCTGTTCGGCGCGGCTTCCGGTATATGCAGTGATTATTGCAGCGTTCATTCCCGCCCGCAGTGTCGGCCCCGGAATCGGGCTTCAGGGGCTGGTCCTGTTTGCGCTTTATATCGCGGGCATCGCCGGGGCGATGGTGGTCGCGCTTGTTCTGCGCAGCACGGTGACAAAAGGTGCCGCGAGCGGGTTTATTATGGAATTGCCGCGCTACCAGATGCCGCGGCTGCGTGATCTGCTGATCGGCCTGTGGCAGCGCGCATGGGTATTCCTTCGGCGTGCGGGCACGATCATTTTTGCCGCTACAGTCATTTTGTGGGTCCTGCTCACTTTTCCCAAAGCGGACGCAGGTGAAAGCCAGCTTGACGCTTCGATTGCCGGCAAGGTCGCGACCGGACTGGCTGTGGTCGTGGAACCCATCGGATTCAACCGGGAGATCGCGTTGGCGCTCATCCCGGCGATGGCTGCACGCGAGGTGGCCGTATCCGCGCTGGCCACGACTTATGCGGTCGATGCCGATGATGAGGAGGAGGAAGCGTTGGCCCTGTCCGAAAGGCTGGGTGCCCGCTGGAGTTTGCCAACCGCGCTCGCATTTCTCGCATGGTTTGTATTTGCACCGCAGTGCCTTTCGACAATTGCTGTGACACGGCGCGAGACGAACGGTTGGAAATGGCCGATCTTCATGCTGGGTTATCTGTTCGCGATGGCCTATGTATTTGCCGGCATCACTTTCTGGACGGCGACATCACTGGGGCTTTAG
- a CDS encoding YcgN family cysteine cluster protein, translated as MDQLRDTFWELPLADLSRAEWEALCDGCGRCCLHKIEDGDTGEIAETNVACKLLDTRTAECSNYRQRRAYVPDCLRLTIRNVDQATWLPSSCAYRRRADGLPIPDWHPLLTGDPLAAVAAGVSVAGRVISENDAGPLDHHIVEWSDFEAGKA; from the coding sequence GTGGACCAGTTGAGAGATACATTCTGGGAGCTACCCCTGGCAGATCTCAGCCGTGCCGAATGGGAGGCGCTGTGCGACGGCTGCGGGCGCTGCTGCCTGCACAAGATCGAAGACGGCGACACCGGCGAAATTGCCGAAACGAACGTGGCCTGCAAACTGCTCGACACCCGCACCGCCGAATGTTCGAATTATCGCCAACGGAGGGCTTATGTGCCCGATTGCTTGCGGCTGACGATACGCAATGTCGATCAGGCGACCTGGCTGCCGTCCAGCTGCGCTTATCGCCGCCGGGCGGACGGATTGCCCATACCTGACTGGCACCCGCTGTTGACCGGTGACCCGCTGGCTGCAGTGGCGGCAGGGGTTTCGGTTGCGGGCCGCGTTATCAGCGAAAACGACGCCGGACCGCTCGATCACCACATCGTCGAATGGTCGGATTTCGAGGCGGGCAAAGCATGA
- a CDS encoding COQ9 family protein, which translates to MALNSDLIEPGDMTLDELRLFLAPDIADAAVFDGWTGEAVDAAAAAAGVDASVARLAFKGGAMDMIAAWIGSVDQAMVEALPAERLAEMKVRERIRALVQFRLDAIDGRDEALRRAMSIMAMPQNGARSLQLGWNSADLMWRLAGDTATDYNHYSKRVILAGIYSATLAHFVQDESDNKSATSAFLERRIDGVMQFEKVKAKLLKPGVERFSITRFLGRMRYPAR; encoded by the coding sequence ATGGCCCTGAATTCTGATTTGATCGAGCCCGGCGATATGACGCTGGATGAATTGCGGCTGTTTTTGGCGCCCGACATTGCCGATGCCGCGGTATTCGACGGTTGGACGGGCGAAGCGGTGGACGCGGCTGCCGCCGCTGCCGGCGTCGATGCGTCGGTTGCGCGGCTGGCGTTCAAAGGCGGTGCAATGGACATGATTGCTGCGTGGATCGGAAGTGTCGATCAGGCGATGGTCGAAGCGCTGCCCGCCGAACGGCTTGCGGAAATGAAGGTACGCGAGCGCATTCGGGCCCTCGTCCAGTTTCGGCTAGATGCGATTGACGGGCGGGACGAGGCGCTGCGCCGCGCAATGTCGATCATGGCCATGCCGCAAAATGGTGCGCGTTCGCTTCAACTGGGCTGGAACAGTGCCGACCTGATGTGGCGGCTCGCGGGCGATACCGCGACCGATTACAATCATTATTCGAAACGCGTGATACTGGCGGGCATTTACAGCGCGACACTGGCGCACTTTGTGCAGGACGAAAGCGACAATAAATCGGCCACCAGCGCATTTTTGGAGCGCCGGATCGACGGAGTCATGCAGTTCGAGAAGGTGAAAGCAAAGCTGCTGAAACCTGGCGTAGAACGGTTCAGCATTACGCGTTTTCTAGGCCGGATGCGCTACCCCGCGCGATAG
- a CDS encoding FeoA family protein, which translates to MTLDTISSGQRARIVAVDWDVLAPDEGRRLKALGIDEGAEIAIAHRGVFAGKDPIALIIGRMTVAIRRVHARAMTVEAL; encoded by the coding sequence ATGACACTCGATACAATCAGCTCCGGTCAGCGCGCGCGAATCGTTGCGGTGGATTGGGACGTGCTCGCGCCTGACGAAGGTCGGCGGCTCAAGGCTCTGGGGATTGACGAAGGTGCGGAAATCGCCATCGCGCATCGCGGTGTTTTTGCCGGAAAGGATCCGATCGCGCTGATAATCGGGCGCATGACTGTGGCGATCCGCCGCGTCCATGCGCGGGCGATGACGGTGGAGGCGCTATGA
- a CDS encoding aromatic amino acid transaminase gives MLDRLSPQSPDALLALIKMYAADDRPDKVDLGVGVYRTGQGGTPVFGAIKGAEELLLKEQDSKSYLGPEGDMGFVHALMPYIFGADPSRGGRIEGMQTPGGTGAVRLALSLVQKAGCTRVHMGVPSWPNHAQILADLGLDLAPFNHVTADGLADMDALRQAIDAAAKTRGDTVLLHGCCHNPTGVDYTNDQWDEIAALLAETGVLPIIDLAYHGLGHGLEEDAYGLRAVQAAVPEALIAYSCDKNFGLYRDRVGALYVMAQDAAAIELVLSNANSLARSNWSMPPDHGAAAVRLALGDSGLKESWLDELATMRARLRQVRERLASAGTAGSVDLTPLGKQNGMFATLAVSKEQVRQMRDDHAVYMAGSGRINVAGLTMDNIDKFISALADVTG, from the coding sequence ATGCTTGACCGTCTCTCTCCCCAGTCGCCGGATGCGCTGCTTGCGCTGATCAAAATGTATGCTGCCGATGACCGGCCGGACAAGGTTGACCTTGGTGTGGGCGTATATCGCACCGGGCAGGGCGGAACACCCGTGTTTGGCGCGATCAAGGGTGCGGAGGAACTTTTGCTCAAGGAGCAGGATAGTAAATCCTATCTCGGCCCCGAAGGCGATATGGGTTTCGTCCACGCACTGATGCCGTATATTTTCGGCGCTGACCCGTCGCGCGGCGGCCGTATCGAAGGGATGCAGACACCCGGCGGAACAGGCGCTGTCAGGCTGGCGCTATCGCTGGTGCAAAAGGCTGGCTGCACAAGGGTTCATATGGGTGTTCCCAGCTGGCCCAACCACGCACAGATTCTGGCTGACCTGGGTCTTGATCTTGCGCCGTTCAATCATGTGACGGCTGACGGTCTGGCCGATATGGATGCATTACGCCAGGCGATTGACGCCGCTGCAAAAACCCGCGGCGACACGGTCCTGCTGCACGGTTGCTGCCACAATCCGACCGGCGTCGATTACACAAATGACCAATGGGACGAAATCGCTGCATTGCTGGCCGAGACGGGTGTCTTGCCGATTATCGACCTCGCTTATCACGGGCTGGGTCACGGGCTTGAGGAAGACGCCTACGGGCTGCGCGCAGTGCAGGCCGCGGTTCCCGAGGCGCTGATCGCATATAGCTGCGACAAGAATTTCGGGCTTTACCGTGACCGCGTCGGGGCATTGTATGTCATGGCGCAGGATGCTGCGGCCATCGAACTGGTGCTGTCGAATGCCAACTCTCTGGCCCGTTCAAACTGGTCGATGCCGCCTGATCACGGTGCGGCTGCGGTTCGGCTGGCGCTGGGCGATAGTGGCCTGAAAGAAAGCTGGCTGGACGAATTGGCGACCATGCGGGCAAGATTGCGGCAGGTGCGTGAACGTCTGGCGTCTGCGGGAACCGCGGGATCCGTTGATTTGACCCCGCTTGGCAAACAAAACGGCATGTTCGCGACGCTGGCGGTAAGCAAGGAACAGGTCCGGCAGATGCGCGATGATCACGCGGTTTACATGGCGGGGTCGGGCCGGATAAACGTGGCAGGGCTAACGATGGACAACATCGACAAGTTCATCAGCGCATTGGCTGACGTTACGGGTTAG
- a CDS encoding DUF1134 domain-containing protein: MKLFARGRRAAIGVAATLAFCLGAAPLGAQSIETIDPDAAIDGDLAEQPGDQPVYGEVPRPADRVSAGQDGNPATVGQWGDVLAPEWSEPVVTSDDASEAASQAAANPEVAAAQSGTYKQDDLIGAAEGVFGKGAEGLARLIEDLLAKQGEPNAYIVGREGGGAFVVGVRYGSGTMYHKIEGERPVYWTGPSIGFDAGANAANTFVLVYNLYDSEDLYKRYPAGEGQAYAIGGLTASYMRRGDVVLIPIRVGAGLRLGINAGYMKFSKKQRWLPF, translated from the coding sequence ATGAAACTGTTTGCAAGAGGTCGCCGTGCCGCGATCGGAGTGGCCGCAACGCTCGCATTCTGCCTGGGCGCCGCGCCGCTTGGCGCTCAATCGATCGAAACTATCGATCCCGATGCTGCGATTGACGGCGATCTGGCGGAACAGCCCGGCGATCAGCCGGTGTATGGCGAGGTGCCCCGTCCGGCAGATCGCGTGTCAGCAGGGCAGGATGGCAACCCGGCGACGGTGGGCCAGTGGGGTGATGTGCTTGCCCCTGAATGGTCGGAACCCGTGGTTACATCGGACGACGCTTCGGAGGCGGCCTCGCAAGCTGCGGCCAATCCTGAAGTGGCTGCGGCGCAAAGCGGCACTTACAAGCAGGATGACCTGATCGGCGCGGCCGAGGGTGTGTTTGGCAAGGGTGCCGAAGGTCTGGCGCGGTTGATCGAAGACCTGCTTGCCAAGCAGGGCGAACCCAACGCCTATATTGTCGGCCGCGAAGGCGGGGGCGCGTTTGTGGTGGGGGTGCGTTACGGCTCCGGCACCATGTATCACAAGATCGAGGGGGAACGGCCGGTATACTGGACGGGCCCGTCGATCGGGTTCGATGCCGGCGCCAATGCGGCCAACACCTTTGTGCTGGTGTATAATCTTTATGACAGCGAAGATCTCTACAAGCGCTATCCCGCTGGCGAGGGCCAAGCCTATGCCATCGGGGGCCTTACGGCGAGCTATATGCGCCGCGGCGATGTAGTGCTCATCCCGATCCGCGTCGGCGCGGGTTTGCGGCTTGGCATCAATGCCGGTTATATGAAGTTTTCCAAGAAACAGCGCTGGCTACCTTTCTGA
- a CDS encoding riboflavin synthase → MFTGIITAIGTIDTAGKRGDLRVRISCPFDPADMDIGASIACSGICLTIVERGGEAGNGWFAVDVSDETISCSVAGMWEAGQLLNLETALKLGDELGGHIVTGHVDAVGTLVSLEDAGGSHKLTIRAPRELAAYLAPKGSVTVNGVSLTVNDVTDRADGSCDFTLNIIPHTWEVTTLGSLSQGNQVNLEIDTVARYLHRMQQLKPAP, encoded by the coding sequence ATGTTTACAGGAATTATCACTGCCATTGGCACGATCGACACAGCTGGCAAACGCGGCGATCTGCGCGTCAGGATCAGCTGCCCGTTTGACCCGGCGGACATGGATATCGGCGCATCCATTGCGTGTTCGGGGATTTGCCTGACGATTGTCGAACGCGGCGGCGAAGCAGGTAATGGCTGGTTCGCCGTGGATGTCTCGGACGAGACTATCTCATGTTCGGTAGCCGGAATGTGGGAAGCGGGGCAGCTGCTCAATCTCGAAACGGCGCTCAAACTGGGTGATGAACTGGGCGGTCACATAGTAACCGGCCATGTTGACGCTGTTGGAACACTTGTCTCGCTTGAGGATGCCGGCGGCTCGCACAAGCTGACCATCCGTGCACCGCGCGAACTGGCGGCCTATCTTGCGCCCAAGGGATCAGTCACGGTCAACGGCGTATCGCTGACGGTCAATGACGTCACGGACAGAGCCGACGGGTCGTGCGACTTTACGCTCAACATCATCCCGCACACCTGGGAAGTGACCACACTTGGCAGTCTGTCGCAAGGCAATCAGGTCAATCTGGAAATTGATACGGTCGCCCGTTACCTGCACCGGATGCAGCAGTTGAAGCCCGCACCCTAA
- a CDS encoding DUF4402 domain-containing protein, with amino-acid sequence MFRHFFSLLAAALPLTLAPSVPVAAQGICTNCDLPPACRGVGNGRDKPNQKKDCRPVNLDIESNLDFGRLVLIGDGVGQVVLDLKTGEKRTTGGIGDLGGMAFQGKARITGVPNTAIRIELPASIIMTDGAGAEAQLSELQTDMPLVGYLDGNGELEFQFTGKLKTDSPIGGNLRGRIPIRVQYN; translated from the coding sequence ATGTTCCGCCACTTTTTTTCCCTGTTAGCGGCCGCCCTGCCGCTCACGCTTGCACCGTCTGTCCCGGTCGCAGCGCAAGGGATATGCACGAACTGCGACCTCCCGCCGGCGTGCCGCGGCGTCGGTAACGGGCGCGACAAGCCTAATCAGAAAAAGGATTGCCGCCCGGTTAATCTGGACATCGAAAGCAATCTCGATTTCGGCCGGCTGGTTTTGATCGGCGACGGTGTTGGTCAGGTCGTGCTCGATCTGAAAACCGGCGAAAAACGCACCACCGGCGGGATCGGTGATCTTGGAGGAATGGCGTTTCAAGGGAAAGCCCGCATAACCGGTGTGCCCAACACGGCCATCCGCATCGAACTTCCCGCCAGCATCATCATGACCGATGGCGCAGGGGCAGAAGCCCAGTTATCCGAACTGCAAACAGATATGCCGCTGGTCGGATATCTCGATGGTAACGGGGAACTGGAGTTCCAGTTTACTGGCAAGTTGAAAACCGACAGCCCCATAGGCGGGAATCTGCGCGGCAGGATCCCGATCCGTGTACAATATAACTGA
- a CDS encoding SprT family zinc-dependent metalloprotease, whose product MIEWLTRSRQDPRIEVGGHLLPIAVRRHARASRMTLRLAPDGSEVRVTLPQWGRTAEAIAFAESRRDWLDQQLVKVPPALKIGPGSTFEYRGAKVSVVWQAEAARRPVLANDRLTVGGPIDNLAPRIGRWLEKQALRHIRGDLAEYCQNAGAEVPSVRLSRAQRRWGSCASDGTIRINWRLIQAPDCVRRSVVAHEVAHLVHFDHSPAFYQMLAAIYADDLSAADRWLKAHGRSLYAAFG is encoded by the coding sequence ATGATCGAATGGCTCACTCGGTCGCGCCAGGACCCGCGGATCGAAGTCGGTGGACATCTGCTGCCAATTGCGGTCAGGCGCCATGCGCGTGCATCACGCATGACGTTGCGGCTGGCGCCCGATGGTTCGGAAGTGCGCGTAACCTTGCCGCAGTGGGGCCGAACGGCAGAAGCCATTGCATTCGCCGAAAGCCGGCGCGATTGGCTGGACCAGCAGCTTGTCAAAGTGCCGCCGGCATTGAAGATCGGCCCCGGCAGCACGTTCGAATATCGCGGCGCGAAAGTATCGGTTGTCTGGCAAGCTGAAGCGGCACGGCGGCCGGTCCTCGCAAATGACCGGCTGACTGTTGGCGGGCCGATAGACAACCTTGCACCGCGCATCGGCCGGTGGCTGGAAAAACAGGCGCTGCGCCATATTCGCGGAGACCTGGCCGAATATTGCCAGAATGCCGGGGCCGAGGTCCCAAGCGTACGCCTGTCGCGCGCGCAGCGACGGTGGGGCAGCTGTGCCAGCGACGGAACCATCCGGATCAACTGGCGGCTGATACAGGCGCCGGATTGCGTCCGCCGCTCCGTCGTGGCGCACGAGGTGGCCCATCTGGTTCATTTCGATCACAGCCCCGCCTTCTACCAAATGCTCGCGGCAATTTACGCAGATGACCTGAGTGCTGCCGACCGCTGGCTGAAAGCACATGGGCGATCGCTCTACGCGGCGTTTGGCTAG